A genomic region of Nymphaea colorata isolate Beijing-Zhang1983 chromosome 2, ASM883128v2, whole genome shotgun sequence contains the following coding sequences:
- the LOC116248340 gene encoding FCS-Like Zinc finger 3-like — MGTRSKGLLSVWADGSLENARPEDPQWKGLGGFLERCCLCKRRLQPSRDIYMYRDFRAFCSIDCRQAVIEKEEKASKDTLVARSAANGTSSANCHIETDNVNVKESNMQNTRNAGHAAA; from the exons ATGGGGACTAGAAGCAAGGGACTTCTCAGCGTCTGGGCTGATGGTTCCCTGGAGAATGCTAGGCCTGAGGACCCCCAGTGGAAGGGCCTGGGTGGCTTCCTCGAGCGGTGTTGCCTGTGTAAGCGACGTCTCCAGCCTTCCCGAGACATCTACATGTACAG GGATTTTCGAGCGTTTTGTTCCATAGATTGTAGACAAGCTGTGATTGAAAAAGAGGAGAAGGCTAGTAAAGATACACTGGTGGCTAGATCTGCAGCAAATGGTACCAGCTCGGCAAATTGTCACATAGAAACCGACAATGTGAATGTGAAAGAATCAAACATGCAGAACACTAGAAATGCAGGGCATGCAGCTGCCTAG